A genome region from Tenebrio molitor chromosome 4, icTenMoli1.1, whole genome shotgun sequence includes the following:
- the LOC138127542 gene encoding uncharacterized transporter YutK-like isoform X2, translating to MPEYSSTENIVAPATAQFASPQSKNQKNDIIKRTIQGVIVALIYAHFAWATYYFVEKTDDTLDATTCTGYGFWMILFIFINYGLLHSFVLKKYCFPHLSSLWKQIVRIFWRVVPKNLQAVVKKYGGTILRGVILVAILAFIISDSRDDWWRLMPLVGLAVYMALGFLLSPCKRKIPWDTVLSGLIAQFALGLLMIRWEVGRNIFSCVGDKVDTFLHYAVNASAFVYGDDLVLDQAIFAFNALAAIYFMNFLINILYYYEIMQAIVLNLGLFLQWLLGTPICESVNSAANIFLGMSESPFLLKPYLDHLTDSEVHSIMTSGFASVSGTVLAAYISFGASPAHLVTSCVMTAPAALCFSKLMYPEMEEVEVTKDKIQKITMKFDSVLDAAIKGASEASQVVIAIIANLIAFIAFIYFINGVLSWLGILVGFVDESEMWTLELILGKVLIPVSYIMGVEWDECEKVGQLIGIKTMVNEFVAFQKMSTMTLSPKSKVIATYSICGFTNPGSVGIMLSTIGTFMPNNKYRLTKVVFRSFVTACFVLFMTACIAGLLTT from the exons ATGCCCGAATATTCATCGACGGAAAACATTGTCGCC CCCGCAACAGCACAATTTGCAAGTCCCCAATCCAAAAACCAGAAAAATGACATCATCAAGCGGACAATTCAGGGCGTTATTGTAGCCCTGATTTATGCCCATTTTGCCTGGGCTACTTATTATTTCGTTGAAAAGACAG ATGACACTCTCGATGCGACCACGTGCACCGGTTACGGCTTCTGGATGATTCTattcattttcattaattatgGACTTCTTCATTCCTTCGTTCTAAAGAAATATTGCTTTCCCCATTTGTCTTCCTTGTGGAAACAGATCGTACGGATCTTCTGGAGAGTTGtcccaaaaaatttacaaGCTGTAGTGAAAAA ATACGGAGGCACAATTTTGCGCGGAGTGATCTTGGTGGCGATTCTTGCCTTCATAATCTCCGACAGCAGAGACGACTGGTGGAGGCTGATGCCGTTGGTCGGACTGGCAGTTTACATGGCGTTGGGTTTTTTACTCTCACCCTGTAAACGTAAG ATTCCATGGGACACGGTGTTGTCCGGCCTGATCGCACAGTTCGCCTTGGGTCTTTTGATGATCCGATGGGAAGTGGGACGCAACATCTTCAGCTGCGTGGGCGACAAAGTCGACACGTTCCTCCACTACGCCGTCAACGCTTCGGCTTTCGTCTACGGCGACGACCTGGTCCTGGACCAAGCCATCTTTGCCTTCAAC GCTTTGGCAGCGATCTACTTCATGAACTTCTTGATCAACATCCTCTACTACTACGAGATCATGCAAGCCATCGTACTCAATCTGGGCTTGTTCCTGCAGTGGTTGTTGGGGACTCCGATCTGCGAGAGCGTCAACAGCGCTGCCAACATCTTTTTGGGAATG AGCGAGTCTCCCTTCTTGTTGAAGCCATATCTGGACCATCTGACAGATTCGGAGGTCCATTCGATCATGACGTCAGGATTTGCGTCAGTATCAG GTACCGTCCTGGCCGCGTACATTTCCTTCGGGGCCAGTCCGGCCCATCTGGTCACGTCTTGCGTGATGACAGCTCCTGCGGCTCTCTGCTTCAGCAAGTTAATGTATCCAGAAATGGAAGAAGTAGAAGTCACAAAAGACAAAATCCAGAAAATAACAAT GAAGTTCGATTCGGTGCTGGACGCCGCCATTAAGGGGGCCAGCGAGGCGTCGCAGGTCGTCATCGCAATCATTGCCAACTTGATAGCTTTCATAGCGTTCATCTACTTCATCAACGGGGTGCTGTCGTGGTTGGGAATACTAGTAG GCTTTGTGGACGAATCCGAAATGTGGACTCTCGAATTGATCCTGGGAAAGGTGTTGATACCCGTCAGCTACATCATGGGCGTGGAATGGGACGAGTGCGAGAAAGTGGGACAGCTGATCGGGATCAAAACCATGGTGAACGAGTTTGTGGCGTTCCAGAAAATGAGCACCATGACACTTAGC CCCAAGAGCAAAGTCATCGCCACCTACTCCATCTGCGGATTCACCAACCCCGGCTCCGTCGGCATCATGTTGTCCACCATAGGCACCTTCATGCCCAACAACAAGTACCGCTTGACCAAAGTGGTGTTCCGGTCGTTCGTGACCGCCTGTTTTGTCCTGTTCATGACCGCCTGCATAGCAGGCCTGCTCACGACCTAG
- the LOC138127542 gene encoding sodium/nucleoside cotransporter 2-like isoform X1 has translation MPEYSSTENIVAPATAQFASPQSKNQKNDIIKRTIQGVIVALIYAHFAWATYYFVEKTDDTLDATTCTGYGFWMILFIFINYGLLHSFVLKKYCFPHLSSLWKQIVRIFWRVVPKNLQAVVKKYGGTILRGVILVAILAFIISDSRDDWWRLMPLVGLAVYMALGFLLSPCKRKIPWDTVLSGLIAQFALGLLMIRWEVGRNIFSCVGDKVDTFLHYAVNASAFVYGDDLVLDQAIFAFNALAAIYFMNFLINILYYYEIMQAIVLNLGLFLQWLLGTPICESVNSAANIFLGMSESPFLLKPYLDHLTDSEVHSIMTSGFASVSGTVLAAYISFGASPAHLVTSCVMTAPAALCFSKLMYPEMEEVEVTKDKIQKITMKFDSVLDAAIKGASEASQVVIAIIANLIAFIAFIYFINGVLSWLGILVGFVDESEMWTLELILGKVLIPVSYIMGVEWDECEKVGQLIGIKTMVNEFVAFQKMSTMTLSVIRSDRSLLRDSECCVAAQEQSHRHLLHLRIHQPRLRRHHVVHHRHLHAQQQVPLDQSGVPVVRDRLFCPVHDRLHSRPAHDLALSIKSFPHLVQSLCLSFARAQIDALVRFHQRRRLEHVLAPEALHEHRRVVLVRPHAALGALLVGERVLVRAVDDLQVGLGRVGAQDVHGRHRFFSQYRGAVFASVGAREVAPAVGGHREGEKSQEEESRSRHLDHWEFGRCGV, from the exons ATGCCCGAATATTCATCGACGGAAAACATTGTCGCC CCCGCAACAGCACAATTTGCAAGTCCCCAATCCAAAAACCAGAAAAATGACATCATCAAGCGGACAATTCAGGGCGTTATTGTAGCCCTGATTTATGCCCATTTTGCCTGGGCTACTTATTATTTCGTTGAAAAGACAG ATGACACTCTCGATGCGACCACGTGCACCGGTTACGGCTTCTGGATGATTCTattcattttcattaattatgGACTTCTTCATTCCTTCGTTCTAAAGAAATATTGCTTTCCCCATTTGTCTTCCTTGTGGAAACAGATCGTACGGATCTTCTGGAGAGTTGtcccaaaaaatttacaaGCTGTAGTGAAAAA ATACGGAGGCACAATTTTGCGCGGAGTGATCTTGGTGGCGATTCTTGCCTTCATAATCTCCGACAGCAGAGACGACTGGTGGAGGCTGATGCCGTTGGTCGGACTGGCAGTTTACATGGCGTTGGGTTTTTTACTCTCACCCTGTAAACGTAAG ATTCCATGGGACACGGTGTTGTCCGGCCTGATCGCACAGTTCGCCTTGGGTCTTTTGATGATCCGATGGGAAGTGGGACGCAACATCTTCAGCTGCGTGGGCGACAAAGTCGACACGTTCCTCCACTACGCCGTCAACGCTTCGGCTTTCGTCTACGGCGACGACCTGGTCCTGGACCAAGCCATCTTTGCCTTCAAC GCTTTGGCAGCGATCTACTTCATGAACTTCTTGATCAACATCCTCTACTACTACGAGATCATGCAAGCCATCGTACTCAATCTGGGCTTGTTCCTGCAGTGGTTGTTGGGGACTCCGATCTGCGAGAGCGTCAACAGCGCTGCCAACATCTTTTTGGGAATG AGCGAGTCTCCCTTCTTGTTGAAGCCATATCTGGACCATCTGACAGATTCGGAGGTCCATTCGATCATGACGTCAGGATTTGCGTCAGTATCAG GTACCGTCCTGGCCGCGTACATTTCCTTCGGGGCCAGTCCGGCCCATCTGGTCACGTCTTGCGTGATGACAGCTCCTGCGGCTCTCTGCTTCAGCAAGTTAATGTATCCAGAAATGGAAGAAGTAGAAGTCACAAAAGACAAAATCCAGAAAATAACAAT GAAGTTCGATTCGGTGCTGGACGCCGCCATTAAGGGGGCCAGCGAGGCGTCGCAGGTCGTCATCGCAATCATTGCCAACTTGATAGCTTTCATAGCGTTCATCTACTTCATCAACGGGGTGCTGTCGTGGTTGGGAATACTAGTAG GCTTTGTGGACGAATCCGAAATGTGGACTCTCGAATTGATCCTGGGAAAGGTGTTGATACCCGTCAGCTACATCATGGGCGTGGAATGGGACGAGTGCGAGAAAGTGGGACAGCTGATCGGGATCAAAACCATGGTGAACGAGTTTGTGGCGTTCCAGAAAATGAGCACCATGACACTTAGCGTAATTAGATCAGATCGATCGCTCCTCCGGGATAGTGAGTGTTGTGTTGCAGCCCAAGAGCAAAGTCATCGCCACCTACTCCATCTGCGGATTCACCAACCCCGGCTCCGTCGGCATCATGTTGTCCACCATAGGCACCTTCATGCCCAACAACAAGTACCGCTTGACCAAAGTGGTGTTCCGGTCGTTCGTGACCGCCTGTTTTGTCCTGTTCATGACCGCCTGCATAGCAGGCCTGCTCACGACCTAGCACTGTCAATAAAATCATTTCCTCATCTCGTACAAAGTCTTTGTTTGTCCTTCGCTCGCGCTCAAATTGATGCACTTGTCCGTTTCCACCAGCGTCGGCGGCTTGAACACGTTCTGGCACCGGAAGCACTTCACGAACACCGCCGTGTTGTCCTCGTTCGCCCTCACGCTGCACTTGGTGCACTCCTTGTCGGGGAACGAGTCCTCGTACGAGCTGTAGATGATCTCCAGGTTGGGCTGGGGCGGGTTGGGGCACAGGATGTGCACGGACGGCACCGGTTTTTCTCCCAGTATCGAGGAGCAGTTTTCGCCAGCGTGGGGGCGCGAGAAGTTGCTCCTGCCGTGGGTGGTCACCGTGAAGGAGAGAAGAGTCAAGAAGAGGAGAGTAGGAGTCGGCATCTTGATCACTGGGAATTTGGAAGGTGCGGAGTCTAa